CCCCACCCTGACAGCTCACACAGGCTCTGCATACAATCAACACCAAGCCACAACTAGTGTTTGCAGCCCTAGTTTCACAATCTCCCACATCATGTGTTCCTTACCTCACTCATTCAGTTCCAATGAGCCTGGCCATGCTTTTGCTCCTCCTCCTACCTTGTTCTTGCCTTATTTCTCTGATTCACTGTATTTCTCCCCTTGGCTTTGACTGTCCTCCCAGCTGTGTTTGGTCTCGGCTTCTGGTTTAATGTACTTACAAATTACCCTAATTAATCCCTTCATATTTATAGCCCCTGGTTTAACTCATTCAGTGATTCCTTCTTCCAATGGACAGCTATCTCCCACCTCCCAACTCTGATCTGTGATAGCCCCATAGATGAGACCATGAAAAGTAGAAGTCTTTGGCATAAATGACTTTTCAGGTAATAGTCCATTGGTTATATTTTTAGATTGACAATCAAAACATTTGGGGCATGGTCCCTTACTCTGTTATCTGGAAAACAGTCATTGTCATCCTTTTCCTGATGAGATTATACCAGCTTGGATATCACTTATGGTTGTGTGGGAGGTGCTAATTGACTTACCTTGAAATCAGGATTTTCCACCTTCAGAGAATAATGGCTAAGATCACAGTAAGAGCGCAAACTCTGAAGTCAGATGACTTGGGTCTAAATCACGCCCCTGCAACTTTCTACTATATTTTGagcttgctgtgtgtgtgtgtgtgtgtgtgtgtgtgtgtgtgtgtgtgtgtgtgtgtgtgtgtgtgtgtcttggtatttgggttttgtttttgtgctaTTTAAGTAAACAAGATAACAAGCATCTTGATCATATCAAGTTAGAAACATCACAATCATTCACTAAATTTTAGACGTTTGCCTCTGccctgctttctctgcctctgctttTCTCAGCTCCTCCCTTTTGCATTCATGAATCCTTTTGCATATTGATTCAACCGCATTATTTATCTGCCATGTTGTCCAGCACTGTGCTGGGTCACAGGGATGCAGATAAGTCATGGACTCTACCTTTTAGGGTggagatagattagatagatagatacacacacatatacaggaCAGAGAGACTTGCAAACAAATACATGCATTAAAATGTTAAGGGTGCTGAGATAGAACTTCAAGATACACTGGAGCACAAGGGAGGGAACAGTGAGTTCTGCCTGAGGGGACAAAGTGGAGGGTATCAAGAAGTAAAGGAAGTCTTTGTGGAAAAGGTTGATGCTTGAGTCTAATCTTGAAGTTGTCTTGCTTTTCACTTGCAGCCTCAGATATATTCCAATCCTGAGGAAATATGAATAAGACAGTCTCCACAAATAAGCTCAGAAATGTCACCCTGTGTCCTGGATTCTAGTGGCCTAGTTCCAATGACTGGGGCTCCCACATTGCCTCCAGGGTCTCTTTGTTGCCATCAGTTAAGGAGCTTGATATTATCAGGAGTAACTCCTAAGCCCACGGTCATAGCTCTGTTGTATCTCTCCAAATACCCTCATAAAAGGCTCAGTTCTTAGTATTAAGCTGCAGTCTTTATCAATGGAGTATCCAAATCCTTCCGCAACACTTAAACCCTTCTTTGAACTCCAGCCCAGTGACCAGAGCCCCTGCTGCTTATCTTGTCTTTGTCAGCCCTCTTCTCTGGGATCTGGGCCTTGTTTTACATCCCAGTTGGGGTTCTGCCATCCTCCAGGTTGGCCACCCATGTACTAGGCCTGCTTGAATTCCCCACCACTGGTGTCCCCACCTAACTGGAAAACTCAGCCCCGACTATGTCTGGATTGCGGCTAACtttcaataaagacttttccTTTGACAAATTTTAGttaggctcctctgagccctcttctcaACCAGATCTCAACCTTGGCGCCCATCCTGTCTTTGGCTACCCAGCCCAGTTTTAGCGAGAATTCTGCTAAGTAGATTTAGTGAGAGTCCCCCACCCTTGATATCCGATCACCCTTGACATCTGATCAAGTTCCTCATCCTCCACCTTTGCTGTACAAGTCCTTGGTCTGCCTTTAGCAAGAATCATGCTAGGTTGGTTTAGCAGAAATTCCCCTACCCTTGATGgctcctcttagtaattttccatccccTGACACCCTtaccctgctccttggctataaatccccacttGAACTTGCTGCATTTGGAGTTGAGTTTGATTTCTCTCCCTAGCTGCAATAGATTGGACCCCTACTACAAACAGTctttgaataaagtcttccttaccgTTTTAACACatcagaataattttttctttaacacttgTCATGCCCTTTGGACAATAACCATGGACAGCCCATGGCCCAGCTGTCCTTCCAGTCTAATCTAGGAATCAGGTCTCATTCCAGCTCCTCCTCACCAACCCCAAGCTGACACATGTGCATCGATATAGCTcaggcagggaattccctggaggtccagcagtTAGGGCTCCACATtgtcactgccgagggcccaggttcaatccctggtcggggaactaagatcccacaagccacatggccaaaaaaaaaaaaatacaactcagGCACCTAATTCATTCAGTCAATCAGATAATCAAAacatatgaataaatttaaatagtttctaaacataaatatattttcaaagagcCTCCTTATTTGTATTATAGACAGAAACAAGATATATACACTCAAGGCATAAAATATCTGTCTTGTGCTCTTTTgaataaaaaaatcacagcagATGCAGATCTTTGATGCTCCAGTGGTGTCATAAACCAATTCGCTGGCCTGTGTTTggacaaagaattatctgaaatTTTACATCTTGGGTTCCAAGaatgtttttgttgttagtaGAGAAACTTTATTGTAAAAGCCTCTACATCTAGAGCTCTGGTGATTTTTcgtgttttcttcatttctttcatttggctCCCGGTAAGGTGAGaacttaataaaatttaaaagttactgAATTTTGTGTTACTATCAGGTCCAGAATTTTCTTCCTGAATATCTCCCTTCATTGGGGTTATTACTGAAGTGTTTTGAAGGAAATGGCGGGTCAGCCATTCGTTGGTTCTCATGGCTTTGCAGTGGAGGCAGGGCCTTTCCCTGATTTGGTAACCTGCCACATTCCTTGGCCTCTGAgctgttttcctcttcttaatACTGGCTGGCGAGGGGTGGTGTTCACTCTCACTCTCCTTCCAGGAGGAGGCTCCCGAGTTAGATTCTTCAGTGTCACCCTCAGTAGCATCGCTGTCATGTTGGGTCTGAGTCACCTGGCTGAATTCAGAATGGCGCCTTGCTCGTCTTTGTTCAAGACAGGCGTTGACCAAAGCCACTTCTGAGTTAGTTACAGGGGTAAGTTGATTCTGCTTTGGTTTTTTCATCATTTGCAAAGAATCCCAGGCACCATCTTTGCTTTGCCGCTTATCGGAAGTATCTTTGCTTCCTAGCAATAATGAAACAAATCAACAAGCGAGGCACATTGTTGGTTACTATAACCTCATCTTACCTAAAAAGGAAGCCTATGGTGTGTGCTCACTCTTTGCTGCCATTTGCCAAGCCACCGCTTTTCCCCACTCATTTGCAAGTGTTGGCAGCTGACTTCATTTTCCAGTACCATACCAAAACTCCTAAAAACCAGAAGGGTCAAATAGATGCTTGATGTATTACTTTTGAAGTTTTGTGGACCCTTGATATAACATCAAGGGAAAGGTCGCCAAACTTTTCCAGAGAAGGACCCTTTTTACCTCTGCCTTGACATCTTAAAGATTCAAGGGTGTATATGAATGTGATTTTGGtagcaaaaaactaaaaaggatCTTCTCTTTACACATTGGTGTGCTGGATTTGTCTAATACCAGCCAGTTCACAAGAAATGATAaactttcaggaattttgcaagatGGCTGTTAAACACAGCcattagtaaaaattaaattatataaacttaccACTAAATCAATTTGTTAcaaataaatactcaaaactcatcacttcctaaattattttactacattttattaTGAGGTTTGCTCTTGAAGCTCCTGTTTATGTCTGTCGTCTCTGGATATTGGAAATACTATGTAATGATGTGCTACTGTGCCTCTCTTCCTAAGTCCTATGTTCAGTGACACCATGTTGGTAACCTGAAATTATGTTGGTGGGATAAAAATCAACAAGCACTAAGAATCAGGTCTTCATTTACAGTTTTGTTGATTGTCTAGACTTAAAGTAATGGAGAACATTTACTGACATAGATTACATTTAAAGGTGTCATGCCTATAGCTGCTATATTGTAAATAGCACccaaaaatgaggaaatattctTTCAGAGTATTCTAAAACTATCACCCCACTCAGCAAAGAAGTCATTCACATCATTAACAACCAAGTTAAGTTTTAACAtacatctttgtttctttcatcTTACTCTTTAAAGGAAAGTATCAACAACATTCATATTGGAACTACATTTGTTCATCTGTTGCAGCTATAGGTTGACTAAGGCCGAAAGGGTGtggcaaaaatcaaagaaagtatTTTGTTAGAATCAGTGGTCTGTATGGAGTTTACCATAAAGTGTattatatgttttattatttgcaAATTGTCTGATATACATCCTTTATattagtaaaaaattttaaatgacatatacacacatacatacacatttttggAGAGCCAGTTGTTAGACAGCACACCACTGCTTATAGGTTATTGAAAAAGATGTCATATACAGCTCATAGTCCTGTGGTAACATTAGCAATAAAAGTGTGCGAAAGGCAAGCTGTGTGACAGGAGAATGCTAAGGAATGAAAAGACAGCTTGAGCTCTACCTACCAGTGATGCATAGCCTCTAGCAGCCCTGCTGAAGTAGCTAAGCTGTACATCTGCACCAAAGCAAGGTGCTCATCCAATGGGCCACCACAGGTCTGGGGAGGCTCTATAACACTCTTGGCTGTTTACCTCTGTTGTTTGCTTTCCACAAGCAATGCATATTTCTCTCATCATAGTCCAATATCAAATATGCACTGGCTCTCACCTTTACTTAGTGAAGTGCTTGTCCCATTGTCCTCATCCTTTTTCTTCTCAGACATCTGTTTCAGAAATATGGGTTAGTAATAATGATCTTGGTTGTTTTTCACTCATGTTTGCTTATGAAAAAAACACTATTGCCTTGGGCCCTTTGACAATGTCTAATTTTTAACAGTGcagttcaataaatacttattgagttcCTATTATAGTGATCCTACTTCTGCTGTCCATTAAGAAGACCATGCTTTGACAGCAGGATCTACCAAAATGTTTTGAACccagcaaaacagaacaaagaatgagagaaaataatactGATGAGAAGCTATAAGTTATAAAGTTTTCTTGTACTCACTGACATTATAtagaaatattgtttaaatgtcatttaaaaacagATATGATAGTACTAGGATtagttttaaattacttttttttttgttttttggctgtgctgtgcagcttgtgggatcttagttccctgaccagggactgaacctgtgccctctgcaggagaagcacggagtcttaaccactggactaccagggaagtcccagttttaaattattttcttaaaggaCATTTTATCAAGTCACATTGTTATAATTCTTTAAGATCTTTATATGAATTCATAGACTTACTATCTCCTAAATCCTTCAGAAACTTTCCTCCAAAATGAAGCCATAATATATTACCTGTGAATATAGCAACTAGAAGAAACTGATTTCTTTGGATAGCtccaatttcaaatattttgccccaATACTCCATAAATATATTTGTCCCATTTTTCAGACCAGTGTCCCACTTTTTGATGCTGAAAATGGTTTTGCCAAAAGACACACATACAAAgcaactctttcaaaatatatcaagtACTTTAGAAATACTCATAACACTTTTGGCACATAATAATTCTGGGAATCTATCACCAGGAAATAAACTCCAAAAGAAAGTTTTGTGTACAGAAATATTCATCCCAATGTAATTAGgctaatataaatacaaaattcaaaagtagGCAAtagttaagtaaattatgatatCATCATACAATTGTATAATATATAGTTGTAAACCATAATAAAAGTATGTCATAACATGAggaaataaatgttatattaatttaaaaatcaagatgcaAATTTGTATATTCAATATAATCACAAGTTagctaaaaatatg
The window above is part of the Hippopotamus amphibius kiboko isolate mHipAmp2 chromosome 4, mHipAmp2.hap2, whole genome shotgun sequence genome. Proteins encoded here:
- the SSMEM1 gene encoding serine-rich single-pass membrane protein 1; translation: MGDLFSLFWEVDPPPIPISFTIPNQDYECRKDESCGAIGNFLLWYFVIIMVLMFFSRASVWMSEKKKDEDNGTSTSLSKGSKDTSDKRQSKDGAWDSLQMMKKPKQNQLTPVTNSEVALVNACLEQRRARRHSEFSQVTQTQHDSDATEGDTEESNSGASSWKESESEHHPSPASIKKRKTAQRPRNVAGYQIRERPCLHCKAMRTNEWLTRHFLQNTSVITPMKGDIQEENSGPDSNTKFSNF